The genomic window AAACGGGGCGACGTGGAGCGCATCCTGCGCATCCTCGTCCAGCACGGGGCGCCGCCCGACGTCCTGGTCGACGCCCATCCGCACGTGGGCACGAACCGGCTTCCGGGCGTGGTCGAGGCGCTGCGCCGGACCATCGTCGCGCACGGTGGCGAGGTGCGGTTCGGCGCGCGCGTCGACGACCTCGCGCTCGCCGGCGGCGAGGTGCGGGGCGTCGTGACGGCCGGCGGCGAGCGCGTGGACGGCGCGGGCGTGATCCTCGCGACCGGCCACTCGGCACGCGACGTCTACCACCTGCTCCGCCGCCGAGGCGTCCGCCTCGAGGCGAAGCCGTTCGCCCTCGGGGTCCGCGTCGAGCACCCGCAGGCCCTGATCGATCGCATCCAGTATCACTGCGACGTGCGGCCGGCGGGGCTTCCCGCGGCGCCCTACGGTGTCGTGCGGCGGATCGGCGAGCGCAGCGTCTACGCCTTCTGCATGTGCCCCGGGGGCATCATCTGCCCGGCCATGACGGCGCCGGGCGAGGTGGTCGTGAACGGCTGGTCGCCGTCCGGCCGCAGCTCGCGTTTTGCGAATGCGGGCATCGTCGTCGAGACGACGATGGAGGACCTGCATGCATTCGGCGGCGACGACGTGTTCGCGGGGCTGCGCCTGCAGGCGCTGACCGAGCGCGCCGCGGCGGATGCCGGCGGCGGCGCGTGTACGGCGCCCGCGCAGCGGCTCGACGACTTCGTCGCGGGTCGCGTGTCGGCCGATCTGCCGGCGTGCTCGTACGGTCCGGGGCTCCGCAGCGTGGATCTCGCCGCCGTGCTGCCGCCCCGCGTGACGGTGGCCCTCCGCGAGGGGTTCCGCGAGTTCGGCCGCCTGATGCGTGGCTACCTCACGCACGATGCGGTGGTGGTCGGGGTCGAGACGCGCACCTCGGCGCCGGTGCGCATCCCGCGCGATCCGCGCACCGGCATGCATGCGGACGTGCGCGGCCTCTTCCCGTGCGGGGAGGGAGCCGGCGCGGCGGGCGGCATCGT from Candidatus Eisenbacteria bacterium includes these protein-coding regions:
- a CDS encoding FAD-binding protein — encoded protein: MGASAFVSFHDPRCRLGSVALRGGNLIRDAEIRLEPERVAAPAEVTRAAAAHLGVDPDAIRHVTVLRRSIDARRRPPVYVVRARVWIDEAPAPERPWELPLRDVRGARPAVVVGGGPAGLFAALRLIEGGVRPIVLERGRDVRGRRRDVARLARDGIVDPESNYCFGEGGAGTFSDGKLYTRSSKRGDVERILRILVQHGAPPDVLVDAHPHVGTNRLPGVVEALRRTIVAHGGEVRFGARVDDLALAGGEVRGVVTAGGERVDGAGVILATGHSARDVYHLLRRRGVRLEAKPFALGVRVEHPQALIDRIQYHCDVRPAGLPAAPYGVVRRIGERSVYAFCMCPGGIICPAMTAPGEVVVNGWSPSGRSSRFANAGIVVETTMEDLHAFGGDDVFAGLRLQALTERAAADAGGGACTAPAQRLDDFVAGRVSADLPACSYGPGLRSVDLAAVLPPRVTVALREGFREFGRLMRGYLTHDAVVVGVETRTSAPVRIPRDPRTGMHADVRGLFPCGEGAGAAGGIVSAAMDGERSAAALLRAVA